TCTTTGGGGTTCGCTGGTGCTACTCCCCACCTCAGTGATTAGATTAATCAGGCTCCTAGTCCGCTTTACCGAAGGTCGTAAAGTGCCAACCCTTGCGCTGATCGCCCGTCGTGTCAAACATGACGTGCTTGACGATCGTATACTCCTCTAGGGCATAGTGGGACATATCTTTGCCAATGCCACTCTGTTTGAACCCTCCATGAGGAAGCTCACTCGCTAGGGGGAGATGATCATTCACCCAGACCGTGCCGCACTCCATCGCCGCAGAAACCCGCATGGCTCGCTGCACGTTCGTCGTCCAGACGCTACCTGCCAACCCGTAGGAAATATCGTTGGCGTAGGTTACAGCCTCCGCTTCATCGCTAAACCGACTGACCACAACAACCGGGCCAAAGATCTCATCCTGAACACAGCTTGCATGCTGGGGTGCATCTACAAGGATAGTGGGAGGATAGTAGAATCCGTCTCCCTCTGGCAACTCACCACCCAACGCGATCTTAATTCCCTGGTCTTTGGCCTCTTTGACAAAACCGTGGACTTTATTCCGCTGCGCCTGACTCGAAAGAGGGCCAATGTCGGTGTCTTCGGCAAAGGGATGACCGACTTTGACCTGACTGGAGAGTTCTGTAAACCGACTCAAGAAGGCATCGAAGACTTCATTTTGCACATAGATCCGGGTTGCGGCGGTGCAATCCTGGCCAGAGTTGGCATAGGCTCCCACCACCGCACCGTGCGCTGCTGCCTCAATATCGGCATCCGCAAACACCAAAAAGGGGGCTTTTCCTCCCAACTCCAGCGTGACCCGTTTGATCCGGGGACTCGCCAGTTCCGCAATCCGTTTGCCTGTGCGGGTGCTACCCGTGAAGCTAACCATGCGGATATCGGGATGGGTACAAATGGCCTCTCCGACCTCGGCTCCTCCAGTAACAACGTTGATCAATCCAGGGGGAAAGCCCGATTCCAGCGCAATTTTGGCTAGTTCTATCGTCGTAATCGGCGTATTCGGGGCAGGCTTAAGAATCACCGCATTGCCCGCTGCCAAGGCCGGAGCCAGCTTCCACACAGCCATCATCATTGGGTAGTTCCAGGGGGTGATGGCTCCCACCACACCGATGGGTTCGCGACGGAGCATGCTGGTGTAGCCGCCCACATATTCCCCAGCCGCAACCCCTTCCTGCCGACGCACAGAGCAGGCAAAGTAGCGGAGGTTGTCGATCGCAAAGGGAATATCACCGTTAATCGTGAGCTTCAGTGCTTTTCCGGCATTCTGACTTTCCAGACGCGCTAACTCTTCACTGCGGGCTTCTAGGGCATCAGCTAAGGCCAGCAATGCTGCACTGCGTTCTCCATAGGACAGTTTGCCCCAGGTCGCCTGGGCTTGTTTGGCGATCGCCACGGCTCGATCGACATCCTGGGCAGTGCCCAAGGCCACCGTCGCAAACGGTTTCCCCGTGGCTGGATCAATCAAATCTTCGCTGCCCGTTCCAACCCCCTCATCCCCGATCACCATGGGATAGTGGGTAAATTTATCTGTCATTCCCCTTTCTCCTAAGGACGTTGTGCAGCTTAATGGTGCGGTTTAAACAAATACCATGTGAACCGTAGTCTTACGATGCAATCTTTAGTCTGAACCGTTGGCTACTGTTCTGCTGCGAGCCATGCTACCACATTCAAAATTAGATGGCGGAATGGTTGATTTTGGGTTGTGGAAACTGTTTTTGGCACAGCGTCAGAAACGCTTGAATTTTAGAAATCAGGCCGAAGTACTGCAAAATGAGATATTATCTGAGAAACATGTAAACTTTTATTAAAACTCTTCCTGCGCTATGACGAGCAACCTCGGATTCGGCAAAACCCAGCCTCAACCCAAAACCTCCAAGCGTGCTGAAAAGCGTAAAGAAGCCGCCCAAACGTTTGAAACGATGAAGTCGAGCGGGAATCCCGAATTTGAGGTATACATCCGCATTAAGGGCAAGAAAAGCTGGTATCCAGTGGGGGCGATCGCCGTTCAGCGCAGCAACCTGATCGATCGCGCCATTTTTGATAGTGAGGAATCACTTCTACAAGGCGCATTTCGGCTCTATCCCGTACTTCGGAAAAATCAGACCAATCTGGAATACGGCTATCGTCTGAAGGAATATAAGGACGAGCCGATTAAGCTGGCGGAACCTCCGACAACCAAAGGAGTGAACCCTCTGCAAGCGGCAGTCTCCCAAGTGCAGGATCGGTTCTCATCGCTGTTTAAGAAGTAATTGGGTTCAAGGAGGGGTTGGACAGTGCCCAGCGGAGGCTTTGACGTCAGAACACCACGCATAATTGATTTAGACGTGCTAGGAGGGTAGTCCTTATCTACCTTCTTTTCAACCATTGCTTCATTCAGACAATTGGCTGTCATTAATCAATGTCCATATGAGGCATAGTCTAGGAATGGATGGTATCTGCTGAGGCAAGTCTAGCTCAATACTTGACCATATCCAGTTTCCTAAGCGTCGTGCGCGATAGTCTCCGATCGCTTGACCGTTCAATGCTTTATCACGGCTGTTTCCAGGCTCAGCAAGGGCGCGCGC
This Synechococcales cyanobacterium T60_A2020_003 DNA region includes the following protein-coding sequences:
- a CDS encoding aminobutyraldehyde dehydrogenase, encoding MVIGDEGVGTGSEDLIDPATGKPFATVALGTAQDVDRAVAIAKQAQATWGKLSYGERSAALLALADALEARSEELARLESQNAGKALKLTINGDIPFAIDNLRYFACSVRRQEGVAAGEYVGGYTSMLRREPIGVVGAITPWNYPMMMAVWKLAPALAAGNAVILKPAPNTPITTIELAKIALESGFPPGLINVVTGGAEVGEAICTHPDIRMVSFTGSTRTGKRIAELASPRIKRVTLELGGKAPFLVFADADIEAAAHGAVVGAYANSGQDCTAATRIYVQNEVFDAFLSRFTELSSQVKVGHPFAEDTDIGPLSSQAQRNKVHGFVKEAKDQGIKIALGGELPEGDGFYYPPTILVDAPQHASCVQDEIFGPVVVVSRFSDEAEAVTYANDISYGLAGSVWTTNVQRAMRVSAAMECGTVWVNDHLPLASELPHGGFKQSGIGKDMSHYALEEYTIVKHVMFDTTGDQRKGWHFTTFGKAD